The region CCTGCTACCCCTGGCCGGGTTGCCTCTCTTGGCCTGGGCCCTGGAGTCCCTGCAGGACTCCGGTGTGGTTGATGAAATCGTGGTGGTGGCCCCTGCAGACGTCGAGGGGCAGGTGCGCGGCCTGGCCCGGGAATTCCCATCCGTCTCCGCCGTGGTGCCGGGCGGTGCCCATCGCCAGGAGTCGGTCTACCGGGGGCTGGGGGCCCTGACCCCGGCGGTGGCATGGGTGGTGGTCCACGACGTGGCCAGACCTTTTGCCGCCGCCGCCCTGGTGCTCCGGGTGGTGGAGGCCGCGAAGGAAGTGGGAGCGGCTTTGGCTGCCGCCCCCGTGGTCGACACACTGAAAGAGGGAGCGACCACGGTGCGGCGGACGGTGCCGAGGGAGGAGATGTGGCAGGCCCAGACGCCCCAGGCCTTCCGACGCGACTGGCTGGAGGAGGCCCACCGCCGGGCGCGCGCGGAGGGCTTCCTGGGTACCGATGACAGCGTGTTGGTGGAGAGGCTGGGTTACCCGGTGAAGCTGGTGCCTTCCTCCCGCCACAACCTGAAGATCACCCTCCCCGAGGATCTCAAGCTGGCGGAAGAGATG is a window of Bacillota bacterium DNA encoding:
- the ispD gene encoding 2-C-methyl-D-erythritol 4-phosphate cytidylyltransferase, which encodes MNQRVGAIVAAAGQGERLGMGPKALLPLAGLPLLAWALESLQDSGVVDEIVVVAPADVEGQVRGLAREFPSVSAVVPGGAHRQESVYRGLGALTPAVAWVVVHDVARPFAAAALVLRVVEAAKEVGAALAAAPVVDTLKEGATTVRRTVPREEMWQAQTPQAFRRDWLEEAHRRARAEGFLGTDDSVLVERLGYPVKLVPSSRHNLKITLPEDLKLAEEMVRGMATVRVGMGFDIHPLAPGRPLVLAGVEVPSPVGLVGHSDGDVICHALMDALLGAAGERDIGFWFPPSDPRFRGAHSRDLVGQVVARLGERGFVPVNADVTVVAEEPVLSPFIPAMKASLAGVLGVEEGAVGLKATTAEGLGALGRREGMAAWAVCTVQARGRWRV